In uncultured Bacteroides sp., the following proteins share a genomic window:
- a CDS encoding uracil-DNA glycosylase yields the protein MNVQIEESWKAKLKLEFEKEYFIKLTEFVRNEYSQIPVYPPGKLIFNAFNLCPFSKTKVVIIGQDPYHGPGQAHGLCFSVNDGVRFPPSLINIFKEIKSDLGNEAPLSGNLTRWAEQGVLLLNATLTVRAHQAGSHQNKGWELFTDAAIRILAEEKENIVFILWGAYAQKKGAFINRSKHLVLTSAHPSPLSAHNGFWGNKHFSKTNEYLKNHGKTEIIW from the coding sequence ATGAATGTTCAAATAGAAGAAAGCTGGAAAGCAAAACTAAAACTTGAATTCGAAAAAGAATATTTTATCAAGTTAACAGAATTTGTAAGAAATGAATATTCTCAAATTCCTGTTTATCCCCCAGGAAAATTAATTTTTAATGCATTCAACTTATGTCCATTTTCTAAGACAAAAGTGGTCATTATTGGACAAGACCCATATCATGGGCCAGGGCAAGCGCATGGATTATGTTTCTCTGTCAATGACGGAGTTCGCTTTCCTCCATCATTAATAAACATATTTAAGGAAATCAAAAGCGATTTAGGGAATGAAGCTCCTCTCTCAGGAAACTTAACCCGATGGGCAGAACAAGGAGTCTTGTTACTCAATGCCACCCTCACCGTTCGAGCACATCAAGCAGGATCACATCAAAACAAAGGTTGGGAACTTTTTACTGACGCTGCCATAAGGATTTTAGCTGAGGAAAAAGAAAATATAGTATTCATTCTTTGGGGAGCTTACGCACAAAAAAAAGGAGCATTCATTAACCGCAGTAAACATCTTGTGCTAACTTCTGCTCACCCTTCCCCCCTCTCTGCACACAATGGTTTTTGGGGCAATAAACATTTCAGTAAAACAAATGAGTATCTTAAAAATCATGGAAAAACAGAAATAATCTGGTAA
- the asnA gene encoding aspartate--ammonia ligase: protein MSYLIKPQNYKPLLDLKQTELGIKQIKEFFQMNLSSELRLRRVTAPLFVLKGMGINDDLNGTERPVSFPIKDLNDAQAEVVHSLAKWKRLTLADYHIEPSYGIYTDMNAIRSDEELGNLHSLYVDQWDWERVITADDRNVDFLKEIVNRIYAAMIRTEYMVYEMYPQIKPCLPKQLHFIHAEELRILYPNLTPKERENEITKKYAAVFVIGIGGKLGDNKKHDGRAPDYDDYTSKGLNDLPGLNGDLLLWNEVLQRSIELSSMGIRVDKAALQKQLKEEGEEKRLELYFHKRLMNDTLPLSIGGGIGQSRLCMYYLRKAHIGEIQASIWPETMREECKQLNMPLI from the coding sequence TAAAACAAACAGAATTAGGCATTAAGCAGATCAAGGAATTCTTCCAAATGAATTTATCATCAGAACTACGTCTAAGACGAGTCACAGCTCCTCTTTTTGTTTTAAAAGGAATGGGGATCAATGATGATTTAAATGGTACAGAACGCCCTGTTTCGTTTCCAATCAAAGATTTGAATGATGCACAAGCTGAAGTAGTCCACTCATTAGCCAAATGGAAAAGACTAACATTAGCTGACTATCATATAGAACCTAGTTATGGTATCTACACAGATATGAATGCAATTCGTTCTGATGAAGAACTAGGTAATCTTCATTCACTCTACGTAGATCAATGGGACTGGGAAAGAGTAATCACAGCGGATGACCGAAATGTAGATTTCTTAAAAGAAATTGTTAATAGAATTTATGCTGCAATGATTCGCACAGAGTATATGGTATATGAAATGTACCCACAAATAAAACCATGTCTCCCCAAACAACTACATTTCATTCATGCAGAAGAATTAAGAATACTGTATCCTAACCTGACTCCCAAAGAAAGAGAAAATGAAATTACTAAAAAATATGCAGCTGTATTTGTTATAGGTATAGGAGGAAAATTAGGAGATAACAAAAAACATGACGGGCGGGCTCCAGATTATGACGACTACACATCCAAAGGGCTCAACGATTTACCAGGATTAAACGGAGATCTTTTATTATGGAATGAAGTTTTACAACGTTCCATAGAACTTTCTTCTATGGGTATACGTGTAGATAAAGCAGCTTTGCAAAAACAATTAAAAGAAGAAGGAGAAGAAAAAAGACTAGAACTCTATTTCCACAAAAGACTTATGAATGACACCCTTCCACTCTCTATAGGCGGTGGAATCGGTCAATCACGACTTTGCATGTACTATTTACGTAAAGCTCATATAGGAGAGATACAAGCTAGCATTTGGCCTGAGACGATGAGAGAAGAATGCAAACAACTTAATATGCCTCTAATTTAA